A genomic region of Ewingella sp. CoE-038-23 contains the following coding sequences:
- a CDS encoding NCS1 family nucleobase:cation symporter-1 gives MPNHEISSASASPELSAGIIKPHYSPRLCNDDLAPTRAQNWSWYNIFSFWMSDVHSMGGYVVAASFFTLGLSSWQVLLCLLCGICIVQIFANLVAKPSQQAGVPYAVICRQAFGVFGANIPAVIRGLIAFAWYGIQTYLAASALMLVLLKFFPSLNPLTVPHWLGLSAMGWICFSVMWLLQAMVFWHGMSAIKRFIDIAGPAVYVVMLMLAGWIVYKTGFSNISFTLASKTLTIGQQSWEMLTATALVVSYFSGPLLNFGDFSRYAKNMGEIRRGNRWGLPFNFLLFSIVTVVIVSGTQSLFGQMITDPIETVSRVGNSVAVALGLLTMIIATIGINIVANFVSPAFDFSNCAPQKISFRTGGMIAAVGSVLLTPWNLFQSPELIHYTLDVLGAFIGPLFGILLADYYLIKRGHLDVDALFNATPSGRYWYRNGFNPKAIMALLPAVAIGLFISFTPSLHQVANFSWFIGAFLSGVAYRVIARHERAASPSIDFSKVEMGKE, from the coding sequence ATGCCAAATCACGAAATCTCTTCCGCCAGCGCGTCGCCGGAATTGAGCGCGGGGATCATCAAACCGCACTACAGCCCACGGCTGTGCAATGACGACTTAGCACCGACTCGCGCTCAGAACTGGAGCTGGTACAACATCTTCTCTTTCTGGATGTCGGACGTACACAGCATGGGCGGCTACGTGGTGGCGGCCAGCTTCTTCACGCTGGGGCTTTCCAGCTGGCAGGTGTTGCTGTGCCTGCTGTGCGGGATTTGCATCGTGCAGATTTTTGCCAATCTGGTGGCCAAACCTAGCCAGCAGGCAGGGGTGCCTTACGCGGTGATTTGCCGCCAGGCGTTTGGCGTATTCGGCGCAAACATTCCAGCGGTTATCCGTGGGCTGATCGCCTTCGCGTGGTACGGCATTCAAACTTATCTGGCAGCCAGCGCCCTGATGCTGGTGCTGCTGAAGTTCTTCCCGTCGCTCAATCCGCTGACCGTGCCGCACTGGCTGGGGCTGTCGGCAATGGGCTGGATCTGCTTCAGCGTGATGTGGCTGTTGCAGGCGATGGTGTTCTGGCACGGGATGAGCGCCATCAAGCGCTTTATCGATATCGCCGGGCCTGCGGTGTATGTAGTGATGCTGATGCTGGCGGGGTGGATTGTCTATAAAACCGGTTTCAGCAATATTTCTTTCACCTTGGCGAGTAAAACCCTGACCATCGGCCAGCAGAGCTGGGAGATGCTGACCGCCACCGCGCTGGTTGTTTCCTACTTCTCAGGCCCGCTGCTCAACTTTGGTGACTTCTCGCGTTACGCCAAAAACATGGGTGAGATCCGTCGCGGCAACCGCTGGGGCTTGCCGTTTAACTTCCTGCTGTTCTCGATTGTGACCGTGGTGATTGTCTCCGGCACCCAGTCGCTGTTCGGCCAGATGATCACTGACCCCATCGAAACCGTCAGCCGCGTAGGTAACAGCGTGGCGGTGGCGCTCGGCCTGCTGACCATGATCATCGCCACCATCGGCATTAACATTGTGGCGAACTTCGTCTCTCCGGCCTTCGACTTCTCCAACTGCGCGCCGCAAAAAATCAGCTTCCGCACCGGTGGGATGATTGCCGCCGTCGGCTCAGTGCTGTTAACGCCGTGGAACCTGTTCCAGTCGCCGGAGCTTATCCACTATACGCTGGACGTGCTGGGTGCCTTTATTGGGCCACTGTTCGGCATCCTGCTGGCGGACTACTACCTGATTAAACGCGGGCATCTGGACGTGGACGCCCTGTTCAACGCCACGCCGTCCGGCCGCTACTGGTATCGCAACGGTTTCAACCCGAAAGCTATCATGGCGCTGCTTCCTGCCGTGGCGATTGGCCTGTTCATCAGCTTCACCCCGAGCCTGCATCAGGTTGCTAACTTTAGCTGGTTTATCGGCGCGTTCCTGTCCGGCGTCGCCTACCGCGTTATTGCTCGCCACGAACGCGCTGCCAGCCCGTCAATTGACTTCTCAAAAGTAGAAATGGGCAAAGAGTAA
- the hpxA gene encoding allantoin racemase, with protein sequence MSTATGKLCIQLINPNTSLGMTEVMAATARQVAAPGTEILAVCPEEGAPSIEGHFDEAIAAIGVLQQVKAGRAAGVDGHIIACFGDPGLLAARELAQAPVIGIAEAAMHMATLLATRFSIVTTLPRTLTIARHLLHQYGFERHCAALHAIDLPVLSLDDGSGLAQQKVREQCIAAKKSDGSGAIVLGCGGMADLAQELTLELGIPVIDGVSAAVKMLESLAALRLSTSKHGDLDYPIEKPLSGRFAGLNLGGGNV encoded by the coding sequence ATGTCCACCGCCACAGGTAAACTTTGTATACAACTGATCAATCCGAACACCAGTCTGGGCATGACCGAGGTGATGGCCGCCACGGCGCGTCAGGTCGCGGCACCGGGTACTGAGATTTTGGCGGTTTGCCCGGAAGAGGGCGCGCCGTCGATTGAGGGCCATTTTGATGAGGCGATCGCCGCGATTGGCGTGTTGCAACAGGTGAAAGCGGGCCGCGCGGCGGGCGTTGACGGGCATATCATCGCCTGCTTCGGCGACCCCGGCCTGCTGGCCGCCCGCGAACTGGCACAGGCACCGGTGATTGGCATCGCCGAGGCCGCCATGCACATGGCGACCCTGCTGGCGACCCGGTTTTCCATCGTCACCACCTTGCCGCGCACTTTAACCATTGCCCGCCATTTACTGCATCAGTACGGTTTTGAGCGCCACTGCGCCGCGCTTCACGCCATCGATTTGCCGGTGTTATCTCTGGATGACGGCAGCGGCCTGGCGCAGCAGAAGGTGCGCGAGCAGTGTATCGCCGCCAAGAAGTCAGACGGCAGCGGGGCGATCGTGCTTGGCTGTGGCGGCATGGCGGATCTGGCGCAGGAGCTGACTCTAGAGTTGGGGATCCCGGTGATCGACGGCGTGAGCGCGGCGGTCAAAATGCTTGAATCACTGGCGGCGCTGCGCCTGAGCACCAGCAAGCACGGTGATTTGGATTACCCGATTGAGAAGCCTCTTTCCGGGCGTTTCGCCGGATTGAATTTGGGAGGCGGCAATGTCTGA
- the hpxZ gene encoding oxalurate catabolism protein HpxZ: MKTDNIDRPAILAEMNAAFYRYEQALISNDIEVLDELFWHDPRTVRFGAGENLYGIEAIREFRASRPSQGLDRDLVNTTITTFGDDMAVASTEFRRAGSDKIGRQQQTWVKMPSGWKIVAAHVSLMV, translated from the coding sequence ATGAAAACTGACAATATTGACCGCCCGGCGATTTTGGCCGAAATGAACGCGGCGTTTTATCGTTATGAGCAGGCGTTGATCAGCAATGACATTGAAGTGCTCGACGAGCTGTTCTGGCACGACCCGCGCACCGTGCGCTTCGGCGCAGGCGAGAATCTATACGGCATCGAAGCCATTCGCGAGTTCCGCGCCTCCCGCCCTTCACAGGGTCTGGACCGCGATTTGGTGAACACCACCATCACCACCTTCGGCGACGATATGGCGGTCGCCAGCACCGAATTCCGCCGCGCAGGCAGCGACAAAATCGGCCGCCAGCAGCAGACATGGGTGAAGATGCCGAGTGGCTGGAAGATCGTGGCGGCACATGTCAGTTTGATGGTTTGA
- the puuE gene encoding allantoinase PuuE, whose product MSDIDYRFTENYPRDLIGYAGRPPHANWPGNARIAVQFVLNYEEGAENNVLHGDAGSEQFLSDIIGAASFPDRHMSMDSLYEYGSRAGFWRIHNEFQKRGLPLTVFGVAMALARNPEIVAAIKQADYDVVSHGWRWIHYQDMSKAQEAEHMHKAVSVLKDLFGSAPLGWYTGRDSPNTRQLVAEYGGFQYDSDYYGDDLPFWTPVKLDSGEMKQHLVIPYTLETNDMRFTSPQGFNTGEQFFTYLKDTFDVLYEEGETSPKMMSIGMHCRILGRPGRFRALQRFLDYVEAHDRVWVCKRGEIAEHWVKEHPAGGKRFDV is encoded by the coding sequence ATGTCTGATATCGATTACCGCTTCACCGAGAATTACCCGCGCGACCTGATTGGCTATGCCGGTCGCCCGCCCCACGCCAACTGGCCGGGCAACGCGCGGATCGCGGTGCAGTTCGTGCTGAATTATGAAGAGGGTGCTGAGAATAACGTGCTGCACGGCGACGCGGGTTCTGAGCAGTTTCTGTCAGATATCATCGGCGCAGCCAGCTTCCCCGACCGCCATATGTCGATGGACTCTCTGTACGAATATGGCTCTCGCGCCGGTTTTTGGCGTATTCATAATGAGTTTCAAAAACGCGGCCTGCCGTTAACGGTTTTCGGCGTGGCGATGGCGCTGGCGCGCAATCCGGAAATTGTCGCCGCCATCAAGCAGGCCGACTATGACGTGGTAAGCCACGGCTGGCGCTGGATCCACTATCAGGACATGAGCAAGGCGCAAGAAGCCGAGCATATGCACAAGGCGGTCAGCGTGCTGAAAGACCTGTTCGGCAGCGCACCGCTGGGCTGGTACACCGGCCGCGACAGCCCCAACACCCGCCAGCTGGTGGCCGAATACGGCGGTTTCCAATATGACAGCGACTACTACGGCGACGACCTGCCGTTCTGGACACCGGTCAAGCTAGACAGCGGCGAGATGAAGCAGCATCTGGTCATCCCTTACACCTTAGAAACCAACGACATGCGTTTCACCTCTCCTCAAGGTTTCAACACCGGCGAGCAGTTCTTCACCTATCTGAAAGACACCTTCGACGTGCTGTATGAAGAGGGGGAAACCAGCCCGAAAATGATGTCGATCGGCATGCACTGCCGGATACTAGGCCGCCCGGGGCGGTTCAGGGCTTTGCAGCGGTTTCTTGATTACGTTGAAGCACATGACAGGGTGTGGGTGTGTAAGAGGGGGGAGATTGCTGAGCATTGGGTTAAAGAGCATCCTGCTGGGGGTAAACGTTTCGACGTTTAA
- a CDS encoding amino acid ABC transporter permease translates to MTYQLNFLALWPYMPELLSGLWTTIQLTVMATVGGIAIGICGAAIRCGSNKTLRAVWGIYVEIIRNTPFVVQLFFIVFGLPGIGLKMTAGEAALLAMLINLGAYSTEIIRAGIQVTPKGQWEAGRVLGLTRSQTFLRVVLPPSLKRIYPALVSQCIIVMLGSSVVSQVSYEELTFAANLIQSRTFLSFEVYLVTTLFYLLLSVAMRQLLLFAGRRFFGSYS, encoded by the coding sequence ATGACCTATCAGCTGAATTTTCTTGCGCTGTGGCCGTATATGCCGGAGCTGTTGTCCGGCCTGTGGACCACTATCCAGCTGACAGTCATGGCGACGGTTGGCGGTATCGCAATCGGTATCTGCGGGGCCGCCATCCGTTGCGGCAGTAACAAAACGCTGCGCGCGGTGTGGGGCATTTATGTCGAAATCATCCGTAATACGCCGTTCGTGGTGCAGCTGTTCTTCATCGTGTTTGGTCTGCCGGGCATTGGCCTGAAAATGACCGCCGGTGAGGCGGCGCTGCTGGCGATGCTGATTAATCTGGGTGCTTACAGCACGGAGATCATCCGCGCCGGGATTCAAGTGACGCCGAAAGGCCAGTGGGAAGCCGGGCGGGTGCTGGGGTTGACCCGCAGCCAGACCTTTTTGCGGGTGGTGCTACCGCCGTCGCTGAAGCGGATTTATCCGGCGCTGGTCAGTCAGTGCATCATTGTGATGCTCGGCTCGTCGGTGGTGTCGCAGGTGTCGTATGAGGAATTGACCTTCGCGGCCAACTTGATTCAGTCGCGCACCTTCCTGAGTTTTGAGGTGTATTTGGTGACAACGCTGTTCTACCTGCTGTTGTCGGTGGCGATGCGCCAGCTGCTGTTGTTTGCGGGCCGCCGCTTCTTTGGGAGTTACAGCTGA
- a CDS encoding GntR family transcriptional regulator, producing the protein MTSWSGLNTAYFTEDKDDHIYNALVKSIVEHQLLPGNKLPEEALAQAFSVSRTGIRRVLQRLAAVQLVTLLPKRGAHVTSPDADESRDVFTTRKILECANLPQVVAHCQSTHIAALKKLLEEEKLAHEARNGPAAIRLSAAFHVQLQAISGNKVLTEAVSQLTLRSSLAIAVWGAPWQQGCRCTDHDVLLDLLKNRDAKGLADSMAHHFDHIVASLRFESHQETAPDFMQLFAANAVKADKEAQ; encoded by the coding sequence ATGACCAGTTGGAGCGGGCTGAATACGGCCTATTTTACCGAGGATAAGGACGACCACATTTATAACGCGTTGGTGAAATCGATCGTCGAACACCAGCTGCTGCCGGGCAATAAATTACCCGAAGAAGCCTTGGCTCAGGCTTTTTCCGTCAGCCGTACGGGCATTCGCCGGGTACTACAGCGCCTTGCCGCAGTGCAATTAGTGACGCTGTTGCCCAAGCGTGGTGCACACGTTACCTCGCCGGACGCCGATGAGTCGCGTGATGTTTTCACCACGCGAAAAATTCTTGAGTGCGCCAACTTGCCGCAGGTGGTGGCGCACTGTCAGTCCACCCACATCGCCGCGCTGAAGAAACTGTTGGAAGAGGAGAAACTGGCCCACGAGGCGCGTAACGGCCCGGCAGCGATCCGCCTCTCCGCCGCGTTCCACGTCCAGCTACAGGCGATTTCTGGCAATAAAGTGCTGACCGAAGCCGTATCGCAACTGACCCTCCGCTCCTCGCTGGCAATCGCCGTGTGGGGCGCGCCGTGGCAGCAGGGGTGCCGTTGTACCGATCACGACGTTCTGCTGGATCTGCTGAAAAACCGCGACGCCAAAGGTCTGGCTGACAGCATGGCGCACCACTTCGACCACATTGTTGCCAGCCTGCGGTTTGAATCTCATCAGGAGACTGCCCCTGACTTTATGCAACTGTTCGCCGCCAACGCGGTAAAAGCCGACAAGGAGGCGCAGTGA
- a CDS encoding transporter substrate-binding domain-containing protein: MKMNKRLLAWVGAAMLVFQASSVMADQLQDIQKRGVLRVAVPQDFPPFGSVGKDLQPEGYDIDMAHYLADKMKLKLQLVPVSSANRVPYLQTDKVDLVISSLGKNAEREKVIDFSNAYAPFFLGVFGAKGDNVTDLNGLANKTVGVTRGAVEDLALTAVAPKDTKIQRYEDNNTTLSAYLSGQVELIATGNLVVAAIARQNPEKAPVSKVLLKDSPCFVGLRKDEPALKDKVNALIAQAVADKTLNALSEKWMKAPLPANLGS, translated from the coding sequence ATGAAAATGAACAAACGGTTGTTGGCTTGGGTTGGTGCAGCAATGTTGGTTTTCCAGGCGTCGAGCGTGATGGCCGATCAGCTGCAAGATATTCAAAAGCGCGGCGTGCTGCGGGTTGCGGTGCCACAGGACTTCCCGCCGTTTGGTTCAGTGGGCAAAGATTTGCAGCCTGAAGGTTATGACATCGACATGGCGCATTACCTCGCCGACAAGATGAAACTTAAGTTGCAACTGGTTCCGGTGAGCAGCGCCAACCGCGTGCCTTACCTGCAAACGGATAAAGTGGACTTGGTTATCTCAAGTCTGGGTAAGAACGCCGAACGTGAAAAAGTGATCGACTTCAGCAATGCCTACGCGCCGTTCTTCCTCGGCGTATTTGGTGCGAAGGGCGATAACGTGACGGACCTGAATGGTCTGGCGAACAAAACCGTTGGCGTGACGCGCGGCGCGGTTGAAGACCTGGCCCTGACCGCCGTGGCACCAAAAGACACCAAAATTCAGCGTTACGAAGACAACAACACCACGCTGTCGGCTTACCTGTCTGGTCAGGTGGAACTTATCGCCACGGGTAACTTAGTGGTGGCGGCGATTGCTCGCCAAAACCCGGAAAAAGCGCCGGTTTCTAAAGTGTTGCTGAAGGATTCGCCGTGCTTCGTCGGCCTGCGTAAAGACGAGCCGGCGCTGAAAGACAAAGTGAACGCGCTGATTGCTCAAGCCGTGGCTGACAAGACCCTGAACGCGCTTTCCGAAAAATGGATGAAAGCGCCGCTGCCTGCGAATCTGGGTTCCTAA
- a CDS encoding MurR/RpiR family transcriptional regulator — MKQIDERLREHYPELTPQEQRVADFIFANIDDLMSYNSAELARLSDVSKATVSRLFKRLGYPSYRDMRDEVRTLRQSGMPLTDSRDAVQGNTLLSRHYKQEMANLTQWMNQIDDQQFTAVIAALSKARQVRLLGFRNSYPVALHLRQQLVQVRQGVMMMPQPGQTLAEELVDLTEQDVVIFVAFRRRPRAARAILSQLQALNVPVLLICEPQAQSLLPMARWHLAASLDSVSAFDSYSAAMSLANLLSNALLHEMLASGRQRIHQISDLYSDLDELEQR; from the coding sequence ATGAAACAAATCGATGAGCGGCTGCGCGAGCACTATCCCGAGCTGACGCCGCAGGAGCAGCGGGTGGCGGACTTTATCTTCGCCAACATTGATGACCTGATGAGCTACAACAGCGCCGAGCTGGCGCGGCTGAGCGATGTGTCGAAAGCCACGGTCAGCCGCCTGTTCAAGCGTCTTGGTTACCCGAGCTACCGCGATATGCGCGACGAAGTGCGCACCCTGCGCCAGAGCGGCATGCCGCTGACCGACAGCCGCGATGCCGTGCAGGGCAACACCCTGTTATCGCGCCACTATAAGCAGGAAATGGCCAATCTGACCCAGTGGATGAATCAGATTGATGACCAGCAATTCACCGCGGTAATTGCTGCGCTGAGCAAGGCGCGGCAGGTGCGTTTACTGGGATTCCGCAACAGTTATCCGGTGGCGCTGCACCTGCGCCAGCAGCTGGTGCAGGTGCGTCAAGGCGTGATGATGATGCCGCAGCCGGGGCAAACGCTGGCGGAAGAGCTGGTGGATTTAACCGAGCAGGACGTGGTGATTTTCGTGGCGTTTCGCCGCAGGCCGCGCGCGGCAAGGGCTATCCTCAGTCAGCTTCAAGCCTTGAATGTGCCGGTATTGCTGATTTGTGAACCTCAGGCGCAGTCCCTGTTACCCATGGCGCGCTGGCATTTGGCGGCTTCCCTCGACAGCGTGTCGGCCTTTGACTCCTACTCGGCGGCGATGAGTTTGGCGAATCTGCTGAGCAATGCTTTGCTGCATGAAATGCTGGCTTCAGGCCGACAAAGAATCCATCAAATCAGCGACCTTTATAGCGACCTCGACGAGCTAGAACAGCGCTAA
- a CDS encoding gamma-glutamyltransferase family protein, with translation MINSNSSPLGMAVTPHHLASQSALAVLREGGNAIEAMVAAAATIAVVYPHMNGLGGDGFWLIVPPQGNPIAIDASGAAGTHATLDFYAGETHIPHRGPKAALTVAGTVGGWHEALKVSAELGGEQKPLSRLLGDAIRYAADGIPVTASQEAATRAKHHELRDIRSFADVFLPYGEIPRAGTRFTQPQLASTLSMLCEDGLDSFYRGELADSLAADMQKLGMPLTRDDLAAYRPQRRNPLRLKHSKGEIFNLTPPTQGLVSLAILGLTDRLPLETMDEGATIHSVVEATKLAFGLRDRYITDPKMMTQDAQSLLAPDYLDALATRINPHCAADWGKGKGPGDTVWMGVMDSSGLSVSFIQSIYHEFGSGVVLPESGVLWQNRGASFSLDADHLLALAPGKQPFHTLNPAAARLYDGRTMVYGAMGGDGQPQTQAAVFIRHVVQGQSLQQAISGPRWLLGRTWGESSDSLKLEGRFEHATLAGLRQRGHEVELLADYSEAVGHAGAIVRHTNGMFEGAFDPRSNGSAAGF, from the coding sequence ATGATCAACAGTAATAGTTCGCCGCTCGGTATGGCGGTCACGCCTCATCATCTCGCCAGCCAAAGTGCGCTCGCGGTGCTGCGCGAAGGGGGTAACGCCATTGAAGCCATGGTCGCCGCCGCCGCGACTATCGCGGTGGTTTACCCGCATATGAACGGGCTGGGGGGCGACGGTTTTTGGCTGATTGTGCCGCCACAGGGCAACCCGATAGCCATCGACGCCAGCGGCGCAGCCGGAACGCACGCCACGCTGGATTTCTACGCCGGTGAGACGCACATCCCCCATCGCGGCCCGAAAGCCGCCCTGACCGTGGCGGGCACCGTCGGCGGTTGGCACGAAGCCCTAAAGGTTTCTGCCGAGCTGGGGGGCGAGCAAAAGCCGCTGTCGCGCCTGCTGGGTGATGCCATTCGCTACGCCGCCGACGGCATTCCGGTGACCGCCTCGCAGGAGGCAGCCACGCGCGCCAAACATCACGAGCTGCGCGACATCCGCTCCTTCGCCGACGTCTTCCTGCCCTATGGCGAGATCCCGCGCGCCGGTACGCGCTTCACCCAGCCGCAGCTGGCCTCGACGCTTTCCATGCTGTGCGAAGACGGGCTGGACAGCTTCTATCGCGGCGAACTGGCAGACAGCCTTGCCGCCGACATGCAGAAATTGGGCATGCCGCTGACCCGTGACGACTTAGCCGCCTATCGCCCGCAGCGTCGTAATCCGCTGCGCCTCAAACACAGCAAAGGGGAAATCTTCAACCTGACGCCGCCGACGCAGGGTTTGGTGTCGCTGGCGATCCTCGGCCTGACTGACCGCCTGCCGCTGGAAACCATGGATGAAGGCGCGACCATTCATAGCGTGGTGGAAGCCACCAAGCTGGCCTTCGGCCTGCGCGATCGCTACATCACCGACCCAAAAATGATGACTCAGGACGCCCAAAGCCTGCTGGCACCCGACTACCTCGACGCCCTCGCCACGCGCATTAACCCGCACTGCGCCGCCGACTGGGGCAAAGGCAAAGGGCCGGGCGACACGGTATGGATGGGCGTGATGGACAGCAGCGGGCTGTCGGTTTCCTTCATCCAGAGCATTTATCACGAATTTGGTAGCGGCGTGGTGCTGCCGGAGAGCGGCGTGCTGTGGCAGAACCGCGGCGCCTCGTTCAGCCTCGACGCCGACCACCTGCTGGCGCTGGCGCCGGGCAAACAGCCTTTCCACACCCTCAACCCCGCCGCCGCGCGCCTGTATGACGGGCGCACCATGGTTTACGGCGCAATGGGCGGCGACGGCCAGCCGCAGACCCAGGCGGCGGTGTTTATCCGCCACGTGGTGCAAGGCCAGTCATTGCAGCAGGCGATCAGCGGCCCGCGCTGGCTGCTGGGCCGCACCTGGGGCGAAAGCTCGGACTCATTAAAGCTGGAGGGGCGTTTCGAACACGCCACGCTAGCCGGTCTACGCCAGCGCGGCCACGAAGTAGAACTGCTGGCGGATTACAGCGAGGCGGTCGGGCACGCGGGGGCGATTGTGCGCCACACCAACGGCATGTTTGAAGGCGCGTTTGACCCACGCAGCAACGGCAGCGCTGCCGGATTCTAA
- a CDS encoding (2Fe-2S)-binding protein, translating into MEINVNGKMLPLSNVSADTPLLYILRNDLGLNGPKYGCGLGECGACTVLIDGVAARSCSIPLSGVQGKAITTLEGLGDEGQLHPVQQGFIDEQAAQCGYCANGMIMTLVALFDRNPQASEDEIKNELAYNLCRCGTHLEILRAAEKARQLIAERGQA; encoded by the coding sequence ATGGAAATTAATGTTAACGGCAAAATGCTGCCGTTGAGCAATGTCAGTGCCGACACCCCTCTGCTTTATATCCTACGTAACGATCTGGGCCTGAATGGGCCGAAATATGGCTGCGGCCTTGGCGAGTGCGGGGCCTGCACCGTGCTTATCGACGGCGTCGCCGCGCGCTCGTGCTCCATCCCCCTTTCGGGTGTGCAGGGCAAAGCCATCACCACGCTGGAAGGGCTGGGTGACGAAGGCCAATTGCACCCGGTGCAGCAAGGCTTTATCGACGAGCAGGCCGCGCAGTGCGGCTATTGCGCCAATGGCATGATCATGACGCTGGTCGCCCTGTTTGATAGAAACCCGCAGGCCAGCGAAGACGAAATCAAAAACGAACTGGCCTATAACCTGTGCCGCTGCGGCACTCATCTTGAAATTCTGCGCGCCGCCGAAAAGGCCCGTCAGCTGATTGCTGAGCGAGGTCAGGCATGA
- the hpxX gene encoding oxalurate catabolism protein HpxX: MSKTTSRPADWAAYISQMESVLALELDDARRRELLAQFSRIAQMAQPLMDLPLDPRLEIAGVYRA, from the coding sequence ATGAGCAAAACAACATCGCGCCCAGCCGACTGGGCCGCCTACATCAGCCAGATGGAGTCCGTGCTGGCGCTAGAGCTCGACGACGCCCGTCGTCGGGAATTATTGGCACAGTTCAGCCGCATCGCGCAGATGGCGCAGCCGCTGATGGACCTGCCGCTCGACCCGCGTCTGGAGATTGCCGGGGTTTATCGCGCATGA
- a CDS encoding AtzE family amidohydrolase: MKTYEELTISQLHHALQSGDLSATEIASATLDNIEKSDPTLNAFTHVTGDRMLSEAAKVDKLRASGGTLPPLAAVPYAVKNLLDVTGQVTLAGASLNSNNPVAKQDAWTVSRLASQGALLSGMLNMDAYAYGFTTENSHYGVTRNPRDTSRIAGGSSGGSAAAVAAGLVHFSLGSDTNGSIRVPSSLSGILGLKPTFGRISRSGSQPFVASLDHIGPLARCASDLSQVYDAMQGTDPQDAFQADKPTTETFSRLTRGQQGLRTAVLGGYFSTWCDDDAKAAVKQVAKALEAQEEVEMPQAELARSAAFLITASEGGNQYLPLLRAIPEQFEPLSRERLLAGAMIPAAWYVQAQRFRHQFQQQILPLFEHWDILIAPSTPCSATLIGQETIHINGTDLPTRASMGMLTQPISFLGLPVVSVPVQTASGLPIGLQLIAPPWREDLCLRAAWALEQQGVVKVLTSR; the protein is encoded by the coding sequence ATGAAAACCTATGAAGAGTTGACCATCAGCCAGCTGCACCACGCGCTGCAAAGCGGCGACCTGTCGGCCACTGAGATCGCCAGCGCCACCTTGGATAATATTGAGAAGAGTGACCCGACGCTCAACGCTTTTACCCACGTCACCGGCGATCGCATGCTGAGCGAAGCGGCGAAAGTCGACAAACTGCGTGCCAGCGGCGGCACTTTACCACCGCTGGCCGCCGTGCCCTATGCGGTGAAAAACCTGCTCGACGTCACCGGGCAGGTAACGCTGGCGGGAGCCAGCCTCAACAGCAATAATCCGGTCGCCAAACAGGATGCGTGGACGGTTTCACGCCTTGCCAGCCAAGGCGCGCTGCTCTCCGGCATGCTGAATATGGATGCCTACGCCTACGGCTTCACCACCGAGAACAGCCACTACGGCGTGACCCGCAACCCTCGAGACACTTCACGCATTGCGGGCGGCTCTTCCGGCGGGTCCGCCGCAGCCGTGGCTGCGGGCTTGGTGCATTTCAGCCTCGGCAGTGACACCAACGGCTCCATCCGCGTGCCCTCTTCTCTCTCCGGTATTCTGGGGTTGAAACCCACTTTCGGCCGCATCTCCCGCAGCGGTAGCCAGCCGTTTGTCGCCAGCCTCGACCATATCGGCCCGTTGGCCCGCTGCGCCTCTGACCTGTCTCAAGTGTATGACGCCATGCAAGGCACCGACCCGCAGGATGCTTTTCAGGCCGACAAACCCACCACCGAAACCTTCAGCCGCCTGACCCGCGGGCAGCAGGGCCTTCGCACGGCGGTGCTCGGCGGTTATTTCTCAACTTGGTGTGACGACGACGCCAAAGCCGCCGTGAAGCAAGTCGCGAAGGCGCTGGAAGCTCAAGAAGAGGTGGAGATGCCGCAGGCCGAACTGGCGCGCTCGGCGGCATTCCTGATCACCGCTTCCGAAGGCGGCAACCAGTATTTGCCGCTGCTGCGCGCCATTCCAGAACAGTTCGAACCCTTATCCCGCGAACGTTTATTAGCCGGGGCGATGATCCCCGCCGCGTGGTATGTTCAGGCCCAGCGTTTCCGCCATCAGTTCCAGCAGCAAATTCTGCCGCTGTTCGAGCACTGGGACATCTTGATCGCCCCTTCGACGCCGTGCAGCGCCACGCTGATTGGTCAGGAAACAATTCATATTAACGGCACCGACCTGCCAACCCGCGCCAGCATGGGCATGTTGACTCAGCCCATCTCCTTCCTCGGTTTGCCAGTGGTTTCGGTACCAGTGCAAACCGCCAGCGGCCTGCCGATTGGCTTACAGCTGATTGCTCCACCGTGGCGGGAAGACCTCTGTCTGCGCGCCGCGTGGGCGCTTGAGCAGCAGGGCGTGGTGAAGGTGTTGACCTCACGGTAA